The following proteins come from a genomic window of Triticum aestivum cultivar Chinese Spring chromosome 6A, IWGSC CS RefSeq v2.1, whole genome shotgun sequence:
- the LOC123132100 gene encoding mitogen-activated protein kinase 13, producing the protein MEFFTEYGEASQYQIEEIIGKGSFGVVAAAVDTQTGERVAIKKIHDMFEHASNGTRILREIKLLRLLRHPNIVETKHILLPPARREFRDIYVVFELMESDLQKVIQANENLTAGHHRFFLYQLLHALKYIHAANVFHRDLKPSNILVNSNCKLKICDFGLARASRDDPPLAIFWTDYVATRWYRAPELCGSFFSKYTPAIDIWSIGCIFAEVLTRKPLFPGTNVKHQLDLITDVLGTPSYETLSQIRNEKARIYLTGMKRKHPIPFPSMFCNADPQAVRLLERLLAFDPKDRPTAEEALADPYFEGFPNLEHEPSPHPFSKLEFEFERWKLTKDGIRDLIYREILEYHPQMLQDYIGAGGQTSFVYPSGVDGMRLQFVHLEENHLRGERGTPLRRRHASLPRERVCAPKGSDNQDCNNERRRTASSAAQTTIRSQQEGLTHAYVYQNGTSIPNFCSGYYLQNGSTSASSCVIDEHEGLEENGVSEEEKVAYELSQCFARI; encoded by the exons ATGGAGTTCTTCACAGAATATGGGGAGGCAAGCCAGTATCAGATCGAAGAGATCATTGGCAAGGGAAGCTTCGGAGTAGTTGCTGCTGCAGTAGATACCCAAACTGGGGAGCGGGTTGCGATCAAGAAGATACATGATATGTTTGAGCATGCCTCAAATGGCACCCGCATTCTTCGGGAAATCAAGCTTCTTCGGCTTCTCCGCCACCCAAACATAGTTGAGACCAAACACATCCTGCTTCCCCCTGCCCGAAGGGAGTTCAGAGATATTTATGTTGTTTTTGAGCTCATGGAGTCGGACCTACAGAAAGTGATCCAAGCAAATGAGAACCTCACTGCAGGGCATCACCGTTTTTTCTTGTATCAACTTCTTCATGCCCTCAAGTACATCCATGCAG CTAATGTATTTCATCGTGACTTAAAACCGAGCAACATACTTGTCAATTCAAACTGCAAACTAAAGATCTGTGACTTTGGGCTTGCACGCGCATCGCGTGATGATCCTCCCTTGGCTATATTTTGGACT GACTATGTGGCTACAAGGTGGTACCGTGctcctgaattatgtggctcaTTTTTCTCCAAA TACACCCCTGCAATTGATATTTGGAGCATAGGGTGCATATTTGCTGAAGTTCTCACTCGAAAACCATTATTTCCTGGGACGAACGTCAAGCACCAACTAGATCTGATAACAGATGTCCTTGGAACTCCATCATATGAAACCCTATCCCAG ATTCGTAATGAGAAGGCCAGGATATATTTGACTGGCATGAAGAGGAAACATCCTATCCCCTTTCCTAGTATGTTTTGTAACGCTGATCCTCAGGCTGTCCGTCTCCTAGAACGCTTACTCGCATTTGATCCTAAAGATCGACCTACTGCTGAAGAG GCTTTAGCTGATCCATATTTTGAAGGATTTCCTAATTTGGAACATGAGCCTTCACCACACCCCTTTTCAaaacttgagtttgaatttgagAGATGGAAGCTAACAAAGGATGGTATAAGAGATCTGATATATCGAGAG ATTTTGGAGTACCATCCACAGATGCTTCAGGATTATATCGGAGCTGGAGGACAGACTAGTTTCGTCTATCCAAG TGGGGTTGATGGTATGAGACTGCAGTTTGTACATCTTGAGGAGAACCACCTCAGAGGAGAAAGAGGTACTCCACTGCGGAGGCGACATGCATCTTTGCCAAG GGAAAGAGTCTGTGCACCAAAAGGTAGCGATAATCAAGACTGTAACAATGAGAGAAGGAGGACAGCATCTTCTGCTGCCCAAACTACCATAAGATCACAACAAGAGGGGCTGACACATGCATATGTTTATCAAAATGGCACAAGCATTCCGAACTTCTGCTCTGGGTATTACTTGCAGAATGGTAGTACCAGTGCTTCCAGTTGTGTCATCGATGAGCATGAAGGCCTGGAG GAGAACGGCGTCTCCGAGGAGGAGAAGGTGGCCTATGAACTGTCACAATGTTTTGCCAGGATTTAG